The following are encoded together in the Drosophila takahashii strain IR98-3 E-12201 chromosome X, DtakHiC1v2, whole genome shotgun sequence genome:
- the lin-52 gene encoding protein lin-52 homolog encodes MSTAEPAVELFAPESILKADEEVAEASAASRSRLSAGEEKSEDKKKPETPEDELISLETLRASPVQWPERFPGMDEFLTMSDTPIYTRNTDYANNLTSEDMAKINQLSQLSPEELIEKIKSMHDEIYQLGLREAKEMTRGKLLGIFDRERIPKRQP; translated from the exons ATGAGCACTGCAGAGCCAGCCGTGGAGTTGTTTGCGCCAG AATCCATTTTGAAAGCGGACGAGGAGGTGGCCGAGGCTTCTGCGGCCAGCAGGAGCAGGTTATCCGCTGGAGAGGAGAAGTCGGAGGACAAGAAGAAGCCCGAGACGCCGGAGGACGAGCTCATCTCCTTGGAGACGCTGCGCGCCTCACCTGTCCAGTGGCCGGAGCGAT TTCCCGGAATGGATGAGTTCCTCACCATGAGCGATACGCCCATCTACACGCGCAACACGGACTACGCCAACAACCTGACCAGCGAGGACATGGCCAAGATCAATC AACTATCCCAACTCAGTCCCGAGGAGCTGATCGAGAAAATAAAGTCGATGCATGATGAGATCTACCAGCTGGGACTGCGCGAGGCGAAGGAGATGACCCGCGGAAAGCTGCTGGGGATCTTCGATCGGGAGCGCATTCCCAAGCGGCAGCCGTGA